A region of Panicum virgatum strain AP13 chromosome 8N, P.virgatum_v5, whole genome shotgun sequence DNA encodes the following proteins:
- the LOC120685050 gene encoding F-box protein At5g25290-like, with product METCVRASSRLCRLLLPKIFASSPGLLKTRQTESAIVGSECPYLLLCNLLLQAFPTMIFASSTYSLMKTLRHLVHPSLVAAAPIAGSQLPQDILMDIFALLEIPDLVRAGSVCASWRAACTSLCSTEHCCKLQQTPCLLYTSESLGDRAMGLYSLAEKKAYTLALPDPPIRSREIIGSSYGWIITADERSELQLVNPITGDQIALPSVTTIEQVQPVYDDEGTLCNYEYSWYTARKWVSVSGKTSILDLNKLRDKLFYKAFLSSDPSTGDYFVVLIHNPHAQLSFARSGDEEWTWLPPHTSYEDCQFQGALLYATTDSGEIHAFELGAPAVVAKIVLNRVKRSMSDRIYIVQAPSGEVLQIRRITTGSDGELSQLLEKTDTIEVHKVDLTSEKLLVEVDTLGENVLFIGRSQSLCLCAKEYPQLKPNHAYFTEDDCLNVTSFKHLRRDMGEFDLENNRNMEIVSPQLWSNSPTPVWLVPNPRRMSLASHN from the coding sequence ATGGAGACGTGCGTCAGAGCCAGTTCCAGGCTGTGCCGTCTGCTCTTGCCCAAGATCTTTGCCTCTTCCCCCGGTTTACTGAAGACACGCCAGACGGAGTCAGCTATTGTTGGTTCTGAATGCCCATATCTGCTCCTGTGCAATCTGCTCCTTCAAGCTTTTCCCACCATGATCTTTGCTTCATCAACCTATTCGCTGATGAAGACGTTACGGCATCTTGTTCATCCATCACTCGTGGCGGCAGCACCGATTGCAGGCAGCCAACTGCCGCAGGACATCCTAATGGACATCTTTGCTCTCCTGGAGATCCCTGACCTCGTGCGTGCAGGATCAGTCTGCGCCTCGTGGCGCGCCGCCTGCACAAGCCTCTGCAGCACTGAACATTGCTGCAAGCTGCAGCAGACACCGTGCCTCCTGTACACTTCTGAATCTCTCGGGGACAGGGCCATGGGTCTCTACAGCCTCGCGGAGAAGAAGGCCTACACACTGGCTCTCCCGGACCCGCCTATCCGGAGTAGGGAGATCATCGGGTCCTCCTACGGCTGGATAATCACTGCAGACGAGAGGTCCGAGCTGCAGCTTGTCAACCCCATCACCGGTGATCAGATTGCGCTGCCATCGGTCACCACCATCGAGCAGGTGCAGCCGGTATATGATGACGAGGGCACGCTTTGCAACTACGAGTACTCTTGGTACACTGCACGTAAATGGGTCTCGGTCTCGGGCAAGACATCAATCCTTGACCTCAACAAGCTGCGGGATAAACTGTTCTACAAGGCCTTTCTGTCCTCGGATCCATCCACGGGGGACTACTTCGTTGTGCTCATCCACAACCCACATGCGCAGCTCTCGTTTGCGAGGTCCGGGGACGAGGAGTGGACATGGCTGCCACCACACACTTCCTATGAAGACTGCCAATTTCAGGGTGCACTGCTGTATGCCACCACTGATTCCGGAGAAATCCATGCGTTCGAGCTTGGTGCCCCTGCAGTTGTGGCGAAGATAGTTCTGAACAGGGTGAAGCGTTCTATGTCTGACAGGATTTACATTGTTCAAGCTCCATCTGGTGAAGTGCTGCAAATTAGGAGAATCACTACTGGATCCGATGGAGAACTATCTCAGTTACTCGAGAAGACCGACACGATCGAAGTACATAAAGTGGACCTTACATCGGAAAAGCTTCTAGTTGAGGTAGATACCTTGGGTGAGAATGTGCTGTTTATTGGGCGTAGCCAATCACTTTGCCTTTGTGCCAAAGAGTATCCACAACTGAAGCCAAATCATGCCTACTTTACAGAAGATGACTGTCTCAATGTCACGAGCTTCAAGCATCTTAGGCGTGATATGGGAGAATTTGACCTGGAAAATAACAGGAACATGGAAATTGTATCCCCTCAGCTTTGGTCCAACTCTCCAACCCCTGTGTGGCTGGTTCCAAACCCCAGGAGAATGAGTTTGGCGTCGCACAATTAG
- the LOC120685891 gene encoding protein AIR1-like, whose translation MAQRLRSMARRDPDLDDDDVGGGSPPSRHPRRGGSGEEEDDDVGNEDLSLEIVARARRRRRKRRGASGGGPSLLADLLQVSSGDEAEAAGRPAHPDLLQVSSGYEEAGEVEESRRKQRKKQRKRQRKKHRKEAAEAAAAAVDGADEEQQEVGGTQEGLIGTAESVLTEDGADVPASDNMVLRKLLRMPRYFDPGETLLETCYNCSEEGHVAANCPMEKRKKPCFVCGLFGHNAKQCTQGQDCFICKKGGHMAKDCPDKHKRNDHQSTLCLRCGEIGHDMFGCTNEYPPDDIKQIRCYVCNQNGHLCCFDVADNWPKQISCYNCAKSGHSGLGCAKQRRETSTISTPTECYKCGEEGHFARGCTKNAKFDQSKGKSSSHSQRKEKWKKDSSARSAPHDACKTSKRKSPHFEDRMDIPRHKSKARGGWTGGDDLDDLPFKKYKSNAWGSPSTPKKTYTNHQISGGDYFTPQSSRRHNHGYASPNSNYSPSAKKHGFSSSRFAARNTHVWFGRS comes from the exons atGGCTCAACGCTTGCGCTCGATGGCGCGGCGAGACCCGGACCTGGATGAcgacgacgtcggcggcggctccccGCCGTCCCGGCACCCGCgccggggcggcagcggcgaggaggaggacgacgacgtggGCAACGAGGACCTCAGCCTGGAGAtcgtcgcgcgcgcgcggcggaggcggcggaagcGGCGCGGGGCGTCCGGCGGCGGGCCCTCCCTGCTCGCCGACCTTCTGCAGGTGTCCTCCGGCGAcgaggcggaggccgccggacGCCCCGCGCACCCCGACCTGCTGCAGGTGTCCTCCGGCTACGAGgaggccggcgaggtggaggagtcccggaggaagcagaggaagaagcagcggaagaggcagaggaagaagcacCGGAAGGAGGCGGCcgaggctgcagcggcggccgtcgacggcgccgacgaggagcagcaggag GTTGGTGGTACTCAGGAGGGACTAATTGGGACAGCAGAATCGGTGCTAACTGAAGATGGGGCTGATGTCCCTGCATCTGACAATATGGTTCTGCGGAAGCTCCTT CGCATGCCGAGATACTTCGATCCTGGGGAAACATTGTTGGAGACTTGCTATAATTGTAGCGAGGAAGGACATGTGGCAGCAAACTGCCCGATGGAAAAGCGGAAGAAACCTTGCTTTGTTTGTGGCTTATTTGGGCACAATGCAAAGCAGTGCACGCAG GGTCAAGACTGTTTCATCTGCAAAAAAGGAGGTCATATGGCGAAAGATTGCCCTGATAAGCACAAGAGGAATGATCATCAATCCACTTTGTGTTTAAGATGTGGAGAAATAGGTCATGATATGTTTGGATGTACCAATGAATACCCACCAGATGATATTAAG CAAATAAGATGCTATGTATGTAATCAGAATGGTCATCTATGCTGTTTTGATGTCGCTGACAATTGGCCCAAACAAATTAGCTGTTACAATTGTGCCAAATCTGGTCATTCTGGTCTG GGATGTGCCAAGCAACGCAGGGAAACTAGCACTATCTCAACTCCAACCGAGTGCTACAAATGTGGCGAGGAAGGCCACTTCGCACGTGGCTGCACAAAGAATGCCAAG TTCGATCAGTCGAAAGGCAAGTCATCATCACACAGTcagagaaaggaaaaatggaaaaaggaCTCCAGTGCAAGATCAGCTCCTCATGATGCCTGTAAAACTAGTAAAAGGAAAAGCCCCCATTTCGAGGATAGAATGGACATACCTCGGCATAAATCCAAAGCTAGGGGTGGTTGGACTGGTGGCGATGATCTTGATGATCTACCGTTCAAGAAGTACAAATCCAATGCGTGGGGTTCTCCATCTACACCCAAGAAGACGTACACGAATCACCAGATCTCTGGCGGTGACTACTTCACGCCTCAGTCCTCACGAAGGCACAATCATGGTTATGCATCACCGAACTCGAATTATTCACCCAGTGCAAAGAAGCACGGGTTTTCGTCGTCAAGATTCGCTGCCAGAAACACCCATGTCTGGTTTGGGAGAAGTTAG
- the LOC120685049 gene encoding tropomyosin-1, isoforms 33/34-like, translating to MARGRRSKRRHRAPRALPPVPPPAPPGRLALARILRRVAEFLEAGGRRLLRWVGAALMRRLARAGVGEAAGRGDGEKLLNDDIDESAESEAAPSSATGAPLVQEDAAEGSTSAAAAVEQDGAGEDGTAAVLQEDGTAKNSGGTASTATLAQDDEPSEDRAAGTLVEDRAAAAHAAGKTAAAKNGAAAARERPKRRIQPAPPRSRPPPPPPLPPPPPVARRGDGETMLNDDINGTADPEAAPSSATGASLVQEDAAEGSASAAAAVEQDGAGEDGTAALQEDGTTKNSAGTASTATLAQDDEPSEDRAAGTLVEDRAAAAKSSAAHAAGKTGAAKNGAGAARESAPFFDSGL from the exons ATGGCGCGCGGTCGCCGTTccaagcgccgccaccgcgcaccGCGAGCTCTGCCTCCGGttccgccgccagctccgcctGGGAGGCTCGCTCTGGCGAGGATCCTCCGCCGCGTTGCGGAGTTTCTCGAGGCCGGAGGGAGGCGCCTCCTCCGGTGGGTCGGCGCGGCGCTGATGCGCAGACTCGCGCGCGCGGgcgtcggcgaggcggcggggcgcggggaCGGCGAGAAGCTGCTGAACGACGACATCGACGAGAGCGCCGAGTCGGAGGCCGCCCCATCGTCCGCCACCGGCGCGCCGCTCGTGCAAGAAGACGCGGCTGAGGGGagcacgagcgccgccgccgcggtcgaaCAAGACGGAGCGGGAGAGGATGGCACCGCCGCGGTGCTCCAAGAAGACGGCACCGCCAAGAACTCGGGCGGGACTGCTTCCACCGCGACGCTCGCGCAAGACGACGAGCCGTCCGAGGACCGCGCCGCCGGGACGCTCGTGGaagaccgcgccgccgccgcccacgccgctggcAAGACTGCCGCGGCCaagaacggcgccgccgccgcgcgcgagaGGCCCAAGAGGAGGATCCAGCCTGCGCCGCCACGTTCACGTCCCCCTCCGCCACCTCCgcttccccctccccctccg GTTGCAAGGCGCGGGGACGGCGAGACGATGCTGAACGACGACATCAACGGGACCGCCGACCCGGAGGCCGCCCCATCGTCCGCCACCGGCGCGTCGCTCGTGCAAGAAGACGCGGCTGAGGGgagcgcgagcgccgccgccgcggtcgaaCAAGACGGAGCGGGAGAGGATGGCACCGCGGCGCTCCAAGAAGACGGCACCACCAAGAACTCGGCCGGGACTGCTTCCACCGCGACGCTCGCGCAAGATGACGAGCCGTCCGAGGACCGCGCCGCCGGAACGCTCGTGGaagaccgcgccgccgccgccaagagctccgccgcccacgccgctggcAAGACTGGCGCGGCCAagaacggcgccggcgccgcgcgcgagAG TGCTCCGTTCTTTGATTCTGGTCTCTGA
- the LOC120685051 gene encoding secreted RxLR effector protein 161-like, whose product MEQHIKPLPGKPELVASATKYRSIVGSLRYLVNSRPDLAFSVGMVSRFMEAPNSEHWGAIKRIVRYVAGTTQLGCRFVKGAHSELFGFTDSDHAGDIQKRKSTSGVVFFLGPNLITWSSQKQRVVALSSCESEYIAAATGTCQGVWLSRLLADLTCTEVKKFRLNIDSKSAQELCKNPVYHERSKHIDT is encoded by the coding sequence ATGGAGCAGCACATCAAGCCGCTGCCAGGCAAGCCTGAGCTGGTGGCAAGTGCAACTAAATACAGAAGTATTGTTGGCAGCCTCAGATACTTAGTGAATTCAAGACCTGATCTTGCCTTCTCTGTTGGGATGGTCAGCAGGTTCATGGAAGCACCAAACTCAGAACATTGGGGAGCCATCAAGAGAATTGTGAGGTATGTTGCAGGAACCACACAGTTGGGGTGCAGGTTTGTCAAAGGAGCACACTCAGAGCTGTTTGGCTTCACTGACAGTGATCATGCAGGGGACATTCAGAAGAGGAAAAGCACTTCAGGTGTTGTTTTCTTTCTTGGCCCAAACTTAATTACTTGGAGTTCACAGAAGCAAAGGGTTGTTGCACTGTCATCATGTGAATCTGAGTATATAGCTGCTGCAACTGGAACATGTCAGGGAGTGTGGTTAAGCAGGTTGCTGGCTGATCTCACTTGCACTGAAGTGAAGAAGTTCAGACTTAACATTGACAGCAAGTCTGCTCAGGAGCTCTGCAAAAATCCTGTGTACCATGAGAGATCCAAGCACATTGATACTTGA